From a single Vibrio chagasii genomic region:
- a CDS encoding AraC family transcriptional regulator, with protein sequence MSNPIKHMRLVKGQPCRVTELSNSDDAFLEPHRHEYWELVWCVDNHGSQSIDFVDYDNKVGRIFTIAPGQVHRSELVGENARLLVFTPGFVKTNHRNTQLVDTVFAMHQSRPPYLDCSEEGNRYLLPIFDMLKEECAREESDWDLVESLMNSFLRYILRFASQSSLKGEVRDSRVNKVVDLIEQHYTTHKHCDFYAQALSITNKRINEIVKAEKGKTVTQLIHDRIILEANRELIFSTKTIKTIAFELGFEDPAYFSRFYRGQMKESPAQFRTRCADSAI encoded by the coding sequence ATGAGTAATCCCATCAAACACATGCGTCTTGTCAAAGGTCAACCTTGTCGCGTGACAGAACTGTCTAACAGTGATGATGCGTTCTTAGAGCCGCACAGACATGAATACTGGGAGTTAGTATGGTGCGTGGATAACCATGGCAGTCAGAGCATTGATTTCGTTGACTACGACAACAAGGTCGGCCGTATTTTCACCATTGCACCGGGCCAAGTACACCGCTCGGAGCTAGTCGGAGAAAATGCTCGTTTACTGGTATTTACCCCAGGCTTTGTTAAAACCAATCACCGCAACACTCAGCTGGTCGACACAGTTTTCGCCATGCACCAAAGCCGCCCACCCTATTTGGACTGCAGTGAAGAAGGCAACCGCTACCTGCTGCCTATTTTCGACATGCTGAAAGAAGAGTGCGCACGAGAAGAGAGCGACTGGGACTTAGTAGAATCACTCATGAATAGCTTTTTGCGTTACATTCTGCGTTTTGCTAGCCAATCGTCATTGAAAGGTGAAGTACGCGATAGCCGAGTGAACAAGGTGGTTGATTTGATTGAGCAGCATTACACCACCCATAAACACTGCGATTTTTATGCGCAAGCTCTGTCGATAACCAACAAACGCATTAACGAGATCGTCAAAGCCGAAAAAGGTAAAACCGTCACTCAATTGATCCACGATCGGATCATTTTAGAAGCGAATCGCGAGCTGATCTTCTCAACCAAGACCATCAAGACCATCGCTTTTGAACTCGGCTTCGAAGACCCGGCCTATTTCAGCCGTTTTTATCGCGGACAAATGAAAGAGTCACCGGCACAGTTTCGAACTCGATGTGCAGATAGTGCAATATAA
- a CDS encoding MarR family transcriptional regulator gives MDAIDRVVEQWAKEKPELETEPMAMMGRIMRIAKYMETQVADLHKKYDMKLGEFDVLATLRRSGKPYRLTPSELIGSMMLTSGAMTNRLDKLEAKGLISREHSKEDRRSVSVKLTKDGLVLIDEMMTEHVEMQKKLVKSLSASQKKNTNQLLKTWLSAYE, from the coding sequence ATGGATGCCATCGACCGCGTTGTAGAGCAATGGGCAAAGGAAAAGCCCGAATTAGAAACTGAGCCTATGGCAATGATGGGCCGGATTATGCGTATTGCCAAGTATATGGAGACGCAAGTTGCCGACCTTCATAAAAAATACGACATGAAATTGGGCGAGTTCGATGTATTGGCGACCTTGCGACGCTCTGGCAAGCCATACCGACTAACGCCCTCTGAGCTAATTGGGTCAATGATGCTGACCTCAGGTGCGATGACTAATCGTCTGGATAAACTGGAAGCTAAAGGGTTAATCAGCCGTGAGCACAGTAAAGAAGACCGACGAAGCGTCAGCGTGAAATTGACCAAAGATGGTTTAGTTCTGATTGATGAGATGATGACTGAGCACGTCGAAATGCAGAAAAAGCTGGTTAAGTCTTTATCGGCTAGCCAGAAGAAAAACACTAACCAACTTTTAAAAACTTGGCTGAGCGCTTACGAGTAG
- a CDS encoding MFS transporter: MSASKASWKTPQNFLLLISIVVPIAFSSWMALLNNFVIEKANFDGADIGLLQSVREIPGFLAFTVVFVLAFIREQRFMLVSLAMLTIGTAITGLFPSLTGLLFTTILMSTGFHYFETLKQSLSLQWLSKEEAPEMLGKMISVGALASLLTYGSIWVMLEQLKLDFVWVYGITGGLGFVLVLVMTFGFPEFQTKTQQNKKLVLRKRYWLYYALTFMSGARRQIFTVFAGFLMVEKFGYSAADVTLLFLINYLFNFLFAKRIGKFIGVVGERKALIFEYVGLIGVFVGYGLVQSAEWAAALYVIDHLFFALALAIKTYFQKIADPADMASTAGVSFTINHIAAVVIPVVFGVIWLSSPATVFYIGAAMAAVSLALSLNIPKKPEEGNEVRMFSWR, translated from the coding sequence ATGAGTGCATCGAAGGCGAGCTGGAAAACGCCGCAAAACTTTTTATTATTGATTTCGATTGTTGTACCTATCGCGTTTTCGAGCTGGATGGCTCTGTTGAACAACTTCGTGATAGAGAAAGCGAACTTTGACGGTGCTGATATCGGCTTGCTGCAAAGCGTTCGTGAAATTCCGGGCTTTTTAGCTTTTACTGTGGTGTTTGTGTTGGCTTTTATCCGAGAACAACGTTTCATGTTGGTATCGCTGGCAATGCTCACTATCGGTACTGCGATTACTGGCTTGTTCCCTTCGCTTACCGGCCTTTTGTTTACCACCATTTTGATGTCGACGGGCTTTCATTACTTTGAAACCCTCAAGCAATCTTTGTCCCTACAATGGCTGAGCAAAGAAGAAGCGCCAGAGATGCTAGGTAAAATGATCTCGGTTGGTGCGTTAGCATCTCTGCTTACTTACGGCTCTATCTGGGTGATGTTGGAGCAGTTAAAGCTCGATTTCGTTTGGGTATATGGCATTACTGGAGGGCTAGGTTTTGTTCTGGTACTCGTGATGACTTTTGGTTTCCCTGAGTTCCAAACGAAGACCCAACAAAATAAGAAGTTGGTGCTGAGAAAGCGTTACTGGCTGTACTACGCGTTGACCTTCATGAGTGGTGCCAGAAGACAGATATTTACGGTATTCGCAGGCTTCTTGATGGTAGAGAAGTTCGGTTACTCGGCGGCAGACGTTACTCTACTGTTCTTAATTAATTACCTGTTTAACTTCTTGTTTGCTAAGCGTATCGGCAAGTTCATTGGTGTAGTGGGTGAGCGTAAAGCGCTTATTTTCGAGTACGTGGGTTTGATTGGTGTATTTGTCGGTTACGGCTTGGTGCAAAGTGCAGAATGGGCGGCAGCATTGTACGTGATCGACCATCTATTCTTTGCTCTCGCTCTAGCAATCAAAACCTACTTCCAGAAAATTGCCGATCCGGCTGATATGGCTTCCACCGCGGGCGTGTCTTTCACTATCAACCATATTGCAGCAGTCGTTATTCCTGTTGTATTCGGTGTGATTTGGCTCTCTTCGCCTGCGACTGTGTTCTACATTGGTGCAGCAATGGCGGCGGTATCTTTGGCGTTGTCTTTGAATATTCCGAAGAAGCCAGAAGAGGGCAACGAAGTGCGAATGTTTAGCTGGCGCTAA
- a CDS encoding DMT family transporter, translated as MNILLAMIPAFFWGTTYAVTQFTLQEWPPLLLGALRALPAGLLLLAVKPTLPKKGEWQIIFTLGLINIATFFGLIFVMALTLPSAISGVGMISVPVFAMIFHWVVKKQRPHLIQALSGIGLVTLAWILFNPSQIALNPIGLGAMFAAIMCIVIGSSITKSLGNRMHWWKVLTWQLILGGAILSVASGVHAFIDPQPYVNAVTHFDTRNAMGLVWVIGLNTALGYGMYVWLLQRMTVVDFTFGGIANPVAGIVTGMVLMGESFTAVQYSLMTGMIIMSLLPQLILAIRQSKTVKPVTQ; from the coding sequence ATGAATATATTATTAGCAATGATTCCCGCATTCTTCTGGGGAACAACTTATGCAGTGACGCAATTTACGCTACAGGAGTGGCCACCACTATTACTAGGTGCTTTGCGTGCATTACCTGCTGGTTTGTTATTGCTAGCGGTAAAACCGACACTGCCGAAAAAAGGCGAGTGGCAAATCATTTTCACTTTAGGTCTGATCAACATCGCGACCTTCTTTGGTTTGATCTTCGTGATGGCACTGACACTGCCTTCGGCGATTTCGGGCGTGGGTATGATCTCTGTGCCTGTGTTCGCAATGATCTTCCATTGGGTAGTGAAAAAGCAGCGCCCACATTTGATTCAAGCCTTGTCAGGTATTGGATTGGTCACCTTGGCATGGATTCTATTCAACCCAAGCCAAATCGCATTGAACCCTATCGGTTTAGGTGCAATGTTTGCCGCGATCATGTGTATCGTTATCGGCAGCAGCATTACCAAATCACTGGGTAATCGTATGCACTGGTGGAAGGTGCTGACATGGCAGCTGATTCTGGGCGGTGCAATCTTGTCTGTCGCGTCTGGCGTTCATGCCTTCATCGACCCGCAGCCTTATGTGAATGCGGTGACTCATTTCGATACTCGCAACGCAATGGGCTTGGTTTGGGTGATTGGGCTAAACACAGCGCTGGGTTACGGTATGTATGTATGGCTACTACAACGTATGACTGTGGTTGATTTTACCTTTGGTGGTATCGCCAACCCAGTAGCGGGCATCGTGACAGGTATGGTTTTGATGGGCGAATCCTTCACTGCGGTGCAATACTCACTCATGACAGGCATGATCATTATGTCACTCCTACCACAATTGATTCTTGCAATCCGACAGTCCAAGACCGTCAAACCCGTTACGCAGTAA
- a CDS encoding MATE family efflux transporter encodes MAINLKTDPISKSFYQYLWPALTGMVIKSLFIMGDAWFVGHGVGPDGLGAIALTIPAFSIFTAIAMMVGIGGAALMSIEVGKGNVTSGQTLFNQSMLITALFSTVTVSIALYWLDEIIALMGASGYMAELTHDYLSVMLQFFVLYSLAWVMSCFVRNDTNPKLATYAMSIGAIVNLVLDYFFVLKWGWGMKGAAYGTAIAQGVIACILLSHFVRKQGTLTLSLKGIGFDKLPSILKIGTPTFFIEVTAAMTILLFNYVLLDQFGENHIIAYGLTANIGVFALFVMVGIAQACQPIISFNHGANQPSRIEEIFRLGLKSAVGSGLVFMGIVYLFAPQIAALYLGASSDLIGLSATALTFFFFGVPLMGINLVIANLFQATAKPKQATLISLARGFVFVALGIIILPKLFPEQGIWASILFAETLTAIISFSMLRSYKKRFADSLEQQIV; translated from the coding sequence ATGGCCATCAACCTAAAAACCGATCCAATATCTAAATCCTTTTATCAATACCTTTGGCCTGCGTTAACCGGCATGGTGATCAAATCCCTGTTCATCATGGGAGACGCTTGGTTCGTTGGTCATGGTGTCGGTCCTGATGGCTTGGGCGCTATCGCTCTCACCATCCCTGCTTTCTCAATATTCACTGCAATTGCCATGATGGTTGGTATTGGTGGCGCGGCGCTGATGTCTATTGAAGTGGGCAAAGGCAACGTAACCTCTGGGCAAACTCTTTTTAATCAATCGATGTTGATCACCGCTCTGTTTAGCACAGTAACCGTCAGCATTGCCTTGTATTGGCTCGATGAGATTATTGCGCTGATGGGTGCTTCTGGGTACATGGCAGAGCTCACTCACGACTACCTATCTGTAATGCTGCAGTTCTTCGTGCTCTACTCGTTAGCTTGGGTTATGTCGTGCTTTGTGCGCAACGATACCAACCCAAAACTGGCGACTTACGCAATGTCGATTGGCGCGATAGTCAACCTCGTATTAGATTACTTCTTCGTCCTAAAATGGGGCTGGGGCATGAAAGGGGCAGCTTACGGCACAGCCATTGCCCAAGGTGTTATTGCTTGTATTTTATTAAGCCACTTTGTACGCAAACAAGGCACCTTAACGCTGAGTTTAAAAGGCATTGGATTTGATAAACTGCCAAGCATCCTGAAAATTGGCACTCCAACTTTCTTCATTGAAGTAACAGCAGCGATGACGATCTTGCTGTTCAACTATGTACTGTTAGATCAGTTTGGTGAGAACCACATTATCGCTTATGGTTTAACAGCCAACATCGGGGTCTTTGCTCTATTTGTGATGGTCGGTATTGCTCAAGCTTGTCAGCCTATCATTAGCTTCAACCATGGTGCGAACCAGCCAAGCCGCATCGAAGAAATCTTCCGCTTAGGATTAAAAAGTGCGGTCGGCAGTGGCCTAGTATTTATGGGGATTGTGTATCTGTTCGCACCTCAAATCGCAGCGCTTTATCTGGGAGCTTCAAGTGATTTGATTGGGCTATCCGCGACCGCGCTCACCTTCTTTTTCTTTGGTGTGCCGCTAATGGGAATCAACTTAGTGATTGCTAACCTGTTTCAAGCGACTGCCAAACCAAAACAGGCAACACTAATATCTCTTGCTCGCGGTTTTGTGTTCGTGGCTTTGGGTATCATCATTCTGCCAAAGCTGTTCCCAGAACAAGGGATTTGGGCAAGTATTCTATTCGCGGAAACTCTAACGGCAATCATCAGCTTTAGCATGTTACGTAGTTATAAGAAGCGCTTTGCTGACTCCTTAGAGCAACAAATCGTGTAG
- a CDS encoding heme-binding protein → MGSLTLQQALTIIDGTFKAGKKIHTEPLTVAVLDSGGKLISLQRQDGSSMMRPDIAIAKAWGALALGCSSRKLAQDADNRPAFISAVNVLAHGNMVPVPGGLLIRDKDKTVLGAIGVSGDISDIDESCAINGIGCAELFSDEMLQA, encoded by the coding sequence ATGGGAAGTTTGACTCTACAACAAGCGTTAACCATCATAGATGGCACCTTTAAAGCAGGCAAAAAGATTCACACAGAGCCCCTCACTGTTGCTGTGTTAGACAGCGGTGGCAAACTGATTTCTCTGCAACGTCAAGATGGCTCCAGCATGATGCGACCTGACATCGCCATTGCTAAAGCCTGGGGCGCACTCGCACTAGGGTGTTCCTCAAGAAAACTCGCCCAAGATGCTGACAACAGGCCAGCATTTATCTCCGCCGTGAACGTACTCGCACACGGAAACATGGTGCCAGTACCAGGGGGGTTACTGATTCGAGACAAGGATAAAACGGTACTCGGTGCTATTGGTGTCAGCGGTGACATTTCAGACATCGATGAAAGCTGCGCCATCAACGGAATTGGTTGCGCAGAACTGTTTAGCGACGAGATGCTGCAAGCTTAA
- a CDS encoding DUF1254 domain-containing protein, whose product MIKSKLKALVLASSLFISHQVLATENYNTDIPPSIMTADTVQTSIGELNFKDGAPTAETAQKLYDNLDTLRSTEVFLNAIPMASVEALRVGHAEIGSTSSNQVVVFDNLMDSNPLFLTGNTDTVYASVFLDLEKDGPTVIEVPEGMGPTTVNDAFFRFVTDLGIVGPDKGKGGKYLILPPGYEGEVPEGYFVSQSTSYTNWFIARGFLKDGKTDAAVKAYKEKLKIYPLAKKDDQPEMEFISGSGKSFNTIHANDEHFYSEIKTVLDKEPVSFIAPELRGLMSSIGIQKNKPFAPDERMQKLMKDGVAIGNATARSLYFQPRDKKAYIYEDRLWKTAFIGDDYQWLVDQGEGGRNLDARSYFFYVATVNTPAMSLKLIEKGSKYALLDQAKDGEYFDGGKHYKLNIPANVPAKNFWSIVAYDTQTRSELQTNQPLPSKNNQRDDFIENEDGSVDLYFGPTAPEGKEANWIETVPGKGWFTILRLYGPQEAWYDQTWKPSDIEEVEL is encoded by the coding sequence ATGATTAAGTCGAAGCTAAAAGCACTTGTGTTGGCGAGCAGTCTCTTTATCTCACATCAAGTACTGGCGACGGAAAACTACAATACCGATATCCCGCCGAGCATTATGACGGCAGATACAGTACAAACCAGCATTGGTGAGCTGAACTTTAAAGATGGTGCGCCAACGGCTGAAACCGCGCAAAAACTCTATGATAATTTAGATACACTTCGCTCAACAGAGGTATTCCTTAATGCAATTCCAATGGCTTCGGTTGAAGCACTGCGAGTTGGTCATGCCGAGATAGGTTCAACATCATCAAACCAAGTGGTGGTATTTGATAACTTAATGGATTCGAATCCGCTATTTCTAACCGGTAACACCGACACGGTTTACGCTTCTGTTTTCCTAGACTTGGAGAAAGATGGCCCAACCGTCATTGAAGTGCCCGAAGGTATGGGACCAACTACGGTGAACGATGCGTTCTTCCGCTTTGTGACTGACCTAGGCATCGTAGGACCAGATAAAGGCAAAGGTGGTAAATACCTGATTTTACCTCCAGGCTATGAAGGCGAAGTGCCTGAGGGTTACTTTGTTTCACAATCCACCAGTTATACCAACTGGTTTATCGCTCGCGGATTTCTGAAAGATGGTAAAACCGATGCGGCAGTGAAAGCATATAAAGAAAAACTAAAAATCTACCCATTAGCGAAGAAAGATGACCAACCAGAAATGGAGTTCATCTCGGGGAGTGGCAAATCGTTTAACACTATTCATGCGAACGATGAGCACTTCTACTCAGAAATTAAAACCGTGTTAGACAAAGAACCGGTGTCATTCATCGCCCCTGAACTGCGTGGACTGATGTCGAGCATTGGTATTCAAAAGAACAAACCTTTTGCACCCGATGAGCGCATGCAGAAGCTGATGAAAGACGGCGTCGCGATTGGTAACGCAACGGCAAGATCTCTGTACTTCCAGCCAAGAGACAAGAAGGCTTACATTTATGAAGATCGTTTATGGAAGACTGCATTTATTGGTGACGATTACCAATGGCTTGTTGACCAAGGTGAAGGCGGACGCAACCTAGATGCTCGTTCTTACTTCTTCTATGTTGCAACGGTGAATACCCCAGCAATGTCGCTCAAGCTGATAGAAAAAGGCTCTAAATACGCATTACTTGATCAAGCAAAAGACGGTGAATATTTTGATGGCGGTAAGCACTATAAATTGAATATCCCAGCGAATGTTCCGGCTAAGAACTTCTGGTCTATTGTAGCTTACGACACACAAACGCGTTCAGAGCTACAAACCAATCAGCCGCTGCCAAGCAAGAATAACCAGCGTGATGATTTTATTGAAAATGAAGATGGCTCGGTTGATTTGTACTTTGGTCCAACAGCGCCAGAAGGCAAAGAAGCGAACTGGATTGAGACGGTACCAGGAAAAGGTTGGTTCACGATTCTAAGACTTTACGGCCCTCAAGAAGCTTGGTATGACCAAACATGGAAGCCAAGCGACATTGAAGAAGTTGAGCTGTAA
- a CDS encoding LysR family transcriptional regulator, whose translation MKTLKKTLPLDTLQILDVLQREGTFSSASAHLNRSVSALSYQVQKLEDELGILILDRSGHRAVFTQVGQMLVDNGRQLLEGSDELINQIQRFSSGWESELLVSYDGIIGQDVVLSLVSEMESECSTQLNVQEDILSGGWEALISGKADILISSRPSIELPNTINLKAISNIEMIWVAAKQSPILAEQAPLSESTRRDYTIIAVADTAKSAPKTTKNILSNQKTITVSSMNSKLAAIQRNLGIGTLPRHLISEELESGSLVEIGHARTVDVVLAWQVGNMGKAKTLALKKLEKCWKESALER comes from the coding sequence ATGAAGACCCTGAAGAAAACACTGCCACTCGATACGTTACAAATTTTAGATGTTTTACAGCGAGAAGGGACTTTTTCCTCAGCCTCTGCACACCTCAACCGTTCTGTCTCCGCCCTAAGTTATCAGGTTCAAAAATTAGAAGATGAACTCGGTATTCTGATCTTAGACCGCTCGGGGCATAGAGCTGTGTTTACTCAAGTAGGGCAAATGTTAGTAGACAATGGCCGTCAATTACTCGAAGGTTCCGATGAACTCATAAACCAAATACAGCGTTTTTCTAGTGGCTGGGAAAGTGAACTGCTTGTGTCTTATGATGGCATCATCGGGCAAGATGTGGTGCTTTCGTTAGTCAGTGAAATGGAATCCGAATGCAGCACACAGCTCAATGTCCAAGAAGATATTTTATCGGGAGGATGGGAAGCATTAATCTCCGGGAAAGCCGATATTCTCATCTCATCGAGACCAAGTATCGAACTGCCAAACACCATCAACCTCAAGGCCATTAGCAATATTGAGATGATCTGGGTCGCCGCAAAACAATCACCTATTTTGGCCGAACAAGCCCCACTAAGTGAGTCGACACGACGTGACTACACCATCATCGCGGTGGCAGATACCGCCAAGTCAGCCCCAAAGACCACAAAAAATATCTTATCGAATCAGAAAACCATTACGGTTAGTTCAATGAACAGCAAGTTAGCAGCTATCCAACGTAATTTGGGGATAGGAACCCTCCCGAGGCATCTAATTTCTGAAGAGTTGGAATCGGGAAGCTTGGTGGAAATTGGTCATGCAAGAACGGTGGATGTCGTACTAGCCTGGCAAGTAGGGAATATGGGAAAGGCCAAAACACTGGCTTTAAAAAAGCTCGAAAAATGTTGGAAAGAGTCAGCGCTAGAGCGCTAA
- a CDS encoding DMT family transporter, with the protein MNSKSLTILLFVSVCLIWGTTWFAMEVALHSIPPIFATGLRFLLAAPLLAVLAKAFNQPLLFPKGKRQWLLIVALMYFAIPFTLMIYGEQYISSGLASIIFANMPVAVMLMSGLFLGLRLAKHQIFGLVTAVISLCLILGNEMQMGGDDYFIGTVCLGLAVAIHAVMYVLVQKHCKGIEVLTYNAVPSFIAAIFLFAVSAVGENVNVESFTWDSISAVVYLGFVASVGGIVAYFKLGQVSTPFQASICFLIFPVVALLISCYINGEVLSEQSLLMMIPLLCGILLTKAPKSIFKLRSTLKTASSN; encoded by the coding sequence ATGAATTCGAAGTCGCTAACTATCTTGCTTTTTGTCTCTGTTTGCTTAATTTGGGGAACCACTTGGTTCGCTATGGAAGTGGCATTGCATTCTATCCCACCAATTTTTGCTACTGGACTGCGCTTTTTACTTGCAGCCCCTCTGCTTGCAGTATTAGCAAAAGCCTTCAATCAACCTTTGCTGTTCCCTAAGGGCAAGCGTCAATGGCTGCTTATTGTGGCACTGATGTATTTTGCGATTCCGTTCACTTTGATGATCTATGGTGAGCAATACATCTCTTCTGGTTTGGCATCGATCATCTTCGCTAACATGCCTGTTGCTGTGATGCTGATGTCGGGTTTGTTCCTTGGTCTACGCTTAGCGAAGCATCAAATATTCGGCCTAGTTACTGCGGTTATAAGCCTGTGCTTAATTCTTGGTAACGAAATGCAAATGGGCGGTGATGACTACTTTATTGGTACGGTTTGCCTGGGGCTTGCAGTTGCGATTCACGCGGTAATGTACGTGTTAGTTCAAAAGCACTGTAAAGGCATCGAGGTACTGACTTACAACGCTGTGCCAAGCTTTATTGCTGCGATTTTCTTGTTTGCTGTGTCGGCTGTTGGTGAGAACGTGAACGTAGAATCTTTCACTTGGGATTCTATCTCAGCGGTTGTGTATCTGGGTTTTGTAGCGAGTGTCGGCGGTATTGTGGCTTACTTCAAACTAGGTCAGGTTTCGACACCTTTCCAAGCATCCATTTGTTTCCTTATCTTCCCAGTGGTTGCACTGTTGATCTCTTGCTACATCAATGGTGAGGTGCTATCGGAACAGTCTCTGCTTATGATGATCCCTCTGCTTTGTGGCATCTTGCTAACTAAAGCACCAAAGAGCATCTTCAAGCTACGTTCAACGCTTAAAACAGCAAGCAGTAACTAA
- a CDS encoding DoxX family protein: MNIKWNDTLTFFARILLAYLFIQAGWGKLFSYEGTAQYMTSQGVSAQWLPLVILLELGGGLAILLGFMTRFTAFSIAFFSLLSGVMFHYDPSSSGQMIHFYKNVSVAGGFLALTVLGAGVLSVDGWLTNKFKQDARYTRLVAFVR; the protein is encoded by the coding sequence ATGAACATCAAATGGAATGACACACTGACTTTTTTCGCCCGAATCTTATTGGCTTATTTGTTTATTCAAGCGGGGTGGGGAAAGCTATTTAGCTATGAAGGAACCGCGCAGTACATGACCTCTCAGGGAGTCAGTGCTCAATGGTTACCTTTGGTTATTTTGCTAGAACTCGGTGGTGGGTTGGCTATTTTACTTGGATTTATGACTCGCTTTACTGCGTTCTCGATTGCATTTTTCTCTCTACTTTCAGGTGTTATGTTTCACTACGATCCAAGTTCGTCGGGTCAAATGATTCATTTCTATAAAAACGTCTCTGTTGCTGGTGGTTTCCTTGCTTTGACTGTGCTTGGTGCAGGCGTGTTGAGCGTAGATGGTTGGCTGACAAACAAGTTCAAACAAGATGCTAGATACACACGTTTAGTCGCTTTTGTTCGTTAG
- a CDS encoding LysR family transcriptional regulator: MKNTIDLNLYRFLDLLYEQQSQAKVCHILDISRATFNRHLSDCRDLFANELFIATKGVYTPTLFTTQLMLVVKEPLEKLEQAQQLSQSFIGNDSNIEYVFHAANPLSTLFTVPLLQGLTNEESKPKISMMDWSLDGVEFPKAGTLAIGVSGYPNELNDRIVERKVGSLELFAYVADTHPLAKNEAIDLNQLESFDTVRVSMGSLDANSYYERLKKRTGLVLQQKLTVASVSSALECVQVSQYVYVGFDMDFASIPSGLSKRPVLFNGEAVTFDVGIQYHRACYQHPIVKRIEQILSESLESY, translated from the coding sequence TTGAAAAACACAATCGACTTAAATCTATATCGATTTTTGGACCTGCTTTATGAGCAACAATCTCAGGCGAAGGTGTGCCATATTTTGGATATCAGCCGCGCAACGTTTAATCGTCATCTTTCGGATTGTCGAGATTTATTTGCCAATGAGTTATTCATTGCGACCAAAGGTGTTTATACGCCGACTTTGTTCACCACGCAATTGATGCTAGTGGTAAAAGAACCGCTGGAAAAGCTAGAGCAAGCGCAGCAACTATCGCAGTCGTTTATCGGTAACGATTCGAACATCGAATATGTTTTTCACGCCGCCAACCCACTGAGCACACTGTTTACGGTTCCTCTGTTGCAGGGGCTTACTAATGAGGAATCTAAGCCCAAGATATCGATGATGGACTGGTCTTTAGATGGCGTTGAATTCCCTAAAGCAGGGACCTTAGCGATTGGTGTGTCGGGCTACCCGAATGAACTCAATGACCGCATTGTTGAGCGCAAAGTGGGTTCGTTGGAATTGTTTGCTTATGTAGCGGATACCCACCCTTTAGCGAAAAACGAAGCCATTGACCTTAACCAACTAGAGAGCTTTGATACGGTGCGCGTTTCGATGGGGTCATTGGATGCTAACTCCTATTACGAACGCCTAAAAAAACGTACAGGCTTGGTATTGCAGCAGAAACTGACTGTTGCATCGGTATCCTCCGCATTGGAATGTGTTCAAGTCAGCCAGTATGTCTACGTTGGCTTTGATATGGATTTTGCTTCAATCCCAAGTGGACTGAGCAAACGACCTGTTTTATTCAATGGAGAAGCGGTGACTTTTGATGTAGGTATTCAGTATCACCGTGCTTGTTATCAGCACCCTATAGTGAAGCGTATCGAACAGATCTTAAGTGAGAGCTTAGAAAGCTATTGA